Part of the Halopenitus persicus genome is shown below.
CGGTCGGTGAGGTCCGCGATCTCGGCGGCCTGCGCCTCGGTCTCGGCCTCGAGGTCGGCGACGCGGTCCTCGAGCTCCGCGACGGCCTCGGCGATCTCCGCCGCGTCCTCGTCGTCGAGGTCGGCGACGCGGTCGGCGAGCGTCGGTTCGTCGTCGGCATCGGCGCCGGCACTGGTGGCGGCATCCGCACCGGCGTCGGCACTGGCGTCGGTGTCGGCATCGGGACGTCCGTCCTCGAACTCGATCGCTTCGGCGTCGTCCTCGCTCATACCCGATCCGAGGCCGTCGGCGGGCATAAGGCTTGCAGAAACGGTCGAATGCGGCTCGGCGACGAGCCGGCACTACACCGGGCCGGCCGCTTTCGCCGGTTTATAATCGGTCCGGGCCGAACCGGGCGGTATGACCGCGCTGAACCGGAACACGCTGTGGGCGACGGCGATCGTCGACGAGCTGGCGAGCGCCGGCGTCTCGGCGGCCGTCGTCTCCCCCGGCAGTCGCTCCACGCCGCTGACGATGGCCCTCGCCCGCCACGAGGACGTCCACGTCTTCTCCCAGCTCGACGAGCGCTCCGCCGCCTTCTTCGCGCTCGGCCGCGCGCGCCGCACCGGCGAGGTGACGCCGCTGGTGTGTACCTCCGGAACCGCCGCCGCGAACTACCACCCGGCGGTGATGGAGGCCGACCGGGGCCGCGTCCCGCTGCTGGCGCTCACCGCCGACCGCCCGCCGGAGCTGCGCGACTCCGGAGCCAACCAGACCGCCGACCAGGAGAAGCTCTACGGCGACGCCGTCCGGTATTACAAGGACCTCCCGGAACCCGCCGGGGCCGATCGGGCGCTCGCCTCGGTGCGAACCACCGTCGCCCGGGCGATCGCGGCCGCGGAGGGAACTGATCCCGGTCCGGTCCACCTCAACGTCCCGTTCGCGAAGCCCCTCGAGCCGACCCCGGTTTCGGGCGACGTGCCGGGGGACCTCGACCCGGCCGCGGAGGACGGACGTGACGGGCCCTACGTTGCGACGACTGGGGGGTCGGCCCGGCTCGACGACCGCGATTTGCGCGCGCTCGCCGGCGCGCTCGCGGCCGACCGCGGCCTGATCGTCGCCGGTCCGGCCGACCCGCCCGGACACGACGCCGAGGCGGTCACGGCGCTGTCACACGCCACCGGCCACCCGATCATCGCGGACCCCCTGTCGGGGCTCCGGTTCGGCGGCCACACCCGGGTCGCGCCCGTGATCGGCGGCTACGACGCGTACCTCTCGGCGGAGTTCGCGGGAGACTCCACGCCCGCCTGGCCCGATCCCGAGGTGGTCCTCCGGCTCGGCGCGTCCCCGACCTCGAAGTCGCTGCGGAAGTACCTCGCCGCCACGGACGCCGACCAGTACGTCGTCGACCCGGCCGGCCGCTGGCGGGAGGCCGAGTTCGCGGCCACCGACCTCGTCGTCGCCGAGCCGAACCGACTCTGCGGCGACCTCT
Proteins encoded:
- the menD gene encoding 2-succinyl-5-enolpyruvyl-6-hydroxy-3-cyclohexene-1-carboxylic-acid synthase, producing MTALNRNTLWATAIVDELASAGVSAAVVSPGSRSTPLTMALARHEDVHVFSQLDERSAAFFALGRARRTGEVTPLVCTSGTAAANYHPAVMEADRGRVPLLALTADRPPELRDSGANQTADQEKLYGDAVRYYKDLPEPAGADRALASVRTTVARAIAAAEGTDPGPVHLNVPFAKPLEPTPVSGDVPGDLDPAAEDGRDGPYVATTGGSARLDDRDLRALAGALAADRGLIVAGPADPPGHDAEAVTALSHATGHPIIADPLSGLRFGGHTRVAPVIGGYDAYLSAEFAGDSTPAWPDPEVVLRLGASPTSKSLRKYLAATDADQYVVDPAGRWREAEFAATDLVVAEPNRLCGDLSRLAGASGRGGLAGGSSTLDGSGDRGGTGDPDGGTFADQWQRADEAAFSALSAADAFHEGRVVETLLPELPDPATLFVSNSMPVRDLDRFGRPGTTSLTVCGNRGVSGIDGIVSSALGAGSATADDLTLLVGDLALYHDSNGLLALDRCDVDATIVAVNNDGGGIFHELPIEEYDPEFTEWFKTPHGIDFETLAEQYGLRHVSVDARHGARVSEDLAAAYRESLARDGSTLIEVRVDAESSHRVRERLGEKATAAALSAIDGE